Proteins encoded by one window of Xenopus tropicalis strain Nigerian chromosome 6, UCB_Xtro_10.0, whole genome shotgun sequence:
- the nradd gene encoding neurotrophin receptor associated death domain precursor, which translates to MDMRGPILTISLLLISKIAAEDVCESGLFTNSGKCCSLCPPGFGVTVPCGVSDTKCEPCTENSTFSDVRSATAKCQPCSTCHGPSATIESTCTREQDTVCRCPEGHYLDSYGICFPCQVCSRGHGVVALCTQTKNTVCQLCPSGFYSEVKSSESPCLPCRTECKETEVKIGDCVPLHDILCMDKDVPLLKRTEGDSRGENGTSPGSHHFIPQEDNSKNIIPVYCSILAAVVVGLIGYVAFKCYTTCKQKKQLAKARAGELATSGEGEKLHSDSGVFLDTHSLQEQNQLSKAKTEPKLYINLPPHKQSEVERLLADTSLGKDWQRLASLLGYEEETIDTFGRGVDPVHTLLTDWSSKESSTLEVLCAALVNMERADVVENLNSTNDGSSVV; encoded by the exons ATGGATATGAGGGGCCCTATTTTAACCATTTCCCTGCTGCTGATCTCCAAG ATAGCGGCCGAAGATGTCTGCGAGAGTGGCCTCTTCACAAACAGTGGCAAATGCTGTTCCTTGTGCCCGCCGGGATTTGGGGTGACGGTGCCATGTGGAGTTTCAGATACCAAGTGTGAACCCTGCACAGAGA ACTCTACTTTCTCTGACGTCAGAAGCGCCACGGCAAAGTGCCAGCCATGTTCCACCTGCCACGGTCCATCTGCGACAATAGAATCGACCTGTACCCGCGAACAGGATACCGTATGTCGGTGTCCAGAAGGGCACTATCTGGACAGCTACGGCATTTGTTTCCCATGCCAGGTGTGCTCTAGGGGACATGGAGTTGTTGCACTCTGCACTCAAACTAAAAACACTGTGTGCCAGTTGTGCCCAAGTGGCTTCTACTCAGAGGTGAAGAGTAGTGAATCCCCTTGCCTGCCCTGCCGGACAGAATGCAAAGAGACCGAGGTGAAGATAGGAGATTGTGTGCCACTACATGACATTCTGTGCATGG ATAAAGACGTTCCCCTCCTGAAACGCACTGAAGGGGATTCACGTGGCGAGAATGGAACCTCCCCTGGGTCCCACCACTTCATCCCACAGGAAGACAACAGTAAAAACATAATCCCTGTGTATTGCTCCATCTTGGCTGCTGTGGTGGTTGGGCTCATTGGTTACGTGGCGTTTAAGTG CTATACTACCTGCAAACAGAAGAAGCAATTGGCCAAAGCCAGAGCTGGAGAATTGGCTACATCCGGTGAGGGAGAAAAGTTGCACAGTGATAGCGGCGTCTTCCTTGACACACACAGTCTGCAGGAACAGAATCAGCTGAGCAAAG CCAAGACTGAACCCAAGCTCTACATTAATTTGCCACCTCACAAGCAGAGTGAAGTGGAGCGCCTGTTGGCGGACACCAGCCTTGGGAAAGATTGGCAGCGCCTCGCCAGCCTCTTGGGATACGAGGAGGAAACCATTGACACATTCGGGCGAGGAGTGGATCCAGTACATACTCTTCTCACTGACTGGTCTTCCAAAGAGAGCTCGACCCTGGAGGTCCTATGTGCTGCCTTGGTCAACATGGAACGGGCAGATGTGGTGGAAAATCTGAACAGCACAAACGATGGCAGCTCTGTGGTGTAA